The Microbacterium sp. LWH7-1.2 genome window below encodes:
- a CDS encoding DNA topoisomerase IV subunit A: MPASRTDSSPADHGRIEDVDVSSEMQTSFLEYAYSVIYSRALPDARDGLKPVQRRILFQMADMGLRPDRGHVKSARVVGEVMGKLHPHGDAPIYDALVRLAQPFSLRVPLVDGHGNFGSLDDGPAAPRYTEARLAPPALALTENLDEDVVDFIPNYDGQFQQPEVLPAAFPNLLVNGTTGIAVGMATNMAPHNLIEVVGAATHLLENPEATVDELMEFVPGPDLPGGGIIVGLDGIKDAYTNGRGSFRTRAKVSIESLGPRRTGLVVTELPYLVGPERVIEKIKDAVNAKKLQGIADVNDLTDRHHGLRLVIGIKTGFDPQAVLDHLYRLTPLEDSFSINNVALVEGQPQTLGLRDLLRVYLDHRISVVTRRSRYRLERRKERLHLVEGLLIAILDIDEVIQVIRTSDDGEQARTRLMSVFDLSEAQSEYILELRLRRLTKFSRIELEAERDNLKKEIAQLEELLGSDVLLRAQVAHELDAAAEAFGTPRRTLLLNGGPVQPRSRAAAAAADLQIADAPCRVFLSATGRMVRAELVADAPAGGIVAPSRRSKHDAIRSAVDATTRGDIGAVTNLGRLVRFSPVDLPSVPGNSVQLAAGTRGDQYLGLSGGEHIVALVPLADAPPIAIGTAQGIVKRVAASEIANKHDVEIIALKDGDRVVGAAPASDGAELVFVASDAQLLRFDASSVRPQGRSAGGMAGIRLTDGAQVIAFDVVGPSEFDAVVVTIAGSTTALAGTDAGSAKVSLFSEFPAKGRATGGVRAQRFLRGEDALTLAWVGTDPRAIGPDGATRALPESGAKRDASGTALDGVIGAIGTGIR, translated from the coding sequence ATGCCCGCTTCCCGCACCGATTCCTCCCCCGCCGACCACGGACGCATCGAGGACGTCGACGTCTCTTCGGAGATGCAGACGTCGTTCCTCGAGTATGCGTACTCGGTCATCTACTCGCGCGCGCTCCCCGACGCGCGCGACGGGCTCAAGCCGGTGCAGCGTCGCATCCTCTTCCAGATGGCCGACATGGGCCTTCGTCCGGACCGCGGCCACGTGAAGAGCGCCCGTGTGGTCGGCGAGGTGATGGGAAAGCTGCACCCGCACGGCGACGCCCCCATCTACGACGCGCTCGTGCGTCTCGCACAGCCCTTCTCGCTGCGTGTGCCCCTGGTCGACGGGCACGGAAACTTCGGCTCGCTCGACGACGGTCCCGCCGCACCCCGGTACACCGAGGCCCGTCTCGCCCCGCCGGCGCTGGCGCTCACCGAGAACCTCGACGAGGACGTCGTCGACTTCATCCCGAACTACGACGGCCAGTTCCAGCAGCCCGAGGTGCTGCCGGCGGCGTTCCCCAACCTCCTCGTCAACGGCACCACCGGCATCGCGGTCGGCATGGCGACCAACATGGCGCCGCACAACCTGATCGAGGTCGTGGGAGCCGCGACGCACCTGCTCGAGAACCCCGAGGCGACGGTCGACGAACTGATGGAGTTCGTGCCCGGTCCCGACCTTCCCGGCGGCGGCATCATCGTCGGCCTGGACGGCATCAAGGATGCGTACACGAACGGCCGCGGCAGCTTCCGCACGCGGGCGAAGGTGTCGATCGAATCCCTCGGCCCGCGCCGCACCGGCCTCGTCGTGACCGAGCTGCCGTACCTCGTCGGTCCCGAGCGCGTGATCGAGAAGATCAAGGACGCCGTCAACGCCAAGAAGCTGCAGGGCATCGCGGACGTCAACGACCTGACCGACCGCCACCACGGCCTGCGCCTGGTGATCGGCATCAAGACGGGATTCGACCCGCAGGCGGTGCTCGACCACCTCTACCGCCTGACGCCGCTCGAGGACTCGTTCAGCATCAACAACGTCGCCCTCGTCGAGGGACAGCCGCAGACGCTCGGACTTCGTGATCTCCTGCGCGTCTACCTCGACCACCGCATCAGCGTGGTCACTCGCCGCAGCCGCTACCGTCTGGAGCGTCGCAAGGAACGCCTCCACCTCGTCGAGGGCCTGCTCATCGCGATCCTCGACATCGACGAGGTCATCCAGGTCATCCGTACATCCGACGACGGCGAGCAGGCGCGCACGCGCCTGATGAGCGTGTTCGACCTGTCGGAGGCGCAGTCCGAGTACATCCTCGAGCTGCGGCTGCGTCGCCTCACGAAGTTCTCGCGCATCGAGCTCGAGGCCGAGCGCGACAACCTCAAGAAGGAGATCGCCCAGCTCGAGGAGCTGCTCGGCAGCGACGTGCTCCTGCGCGCGCAGGTGGCGCACGAATTGGATGCCGCCGCCGAGGCGTTCGGCACCCCGCGGCGCACGCTGCTGCTCAACGGCGGCCCTGTCCAGCCGCGCTCGCGGGCGGCTGCGGCGGCCGCCGACCTGCAGATCGCCGATGCTCCGTGCCGCGTCTTCCTCTCCGCCACCGGCCGCATGGTGCGTGCCGAGCTCGTGGCCGACGCACCCGCCGGTGGCATCGTCGCGCCATCGCGACGCTCCAAGCACGACGCGATCCGCTCGGCGGTGGACGCCACCACGCGCGGCGACATCGGCGCGGTGACGAACCTCGGCCGCCTGGTGCGCTTCTCCCCCGTCGACCTGCCGTCCGTGCCGGGAAATTCCGTGCAGCTGGCGGCCGGGACTCGCGGCGACCAGTACCTCGGGCTGAGTGGCGGCGAGCACATCGTCGCACTCGTGCCGCTCGCAGACGCCCCGCCGATCGCCATCGGCACGGCGCAGGGCATCGTCAAGCGCGTGGCCGCCAGCGAGATCGCGAACAAGCACGACGTCGAGATCATCGCCCTGAAGGACGGCGACCGGGTCGTCGGTGCCGCCCCCGCCTCGGACGGCGCCGAGCTGGTGTTCGTGGCCAGCGACGCGCAACTGCTGCGCTTCGACGCGTCATCTGTGCGCCCGCAGGGCCGGTCCGCAGGCGGCATGGCCGGCATCCGCCTCACCGACGGCGCACAGGTCATCGCGTTCGACGTCGTCGGGCCTTCCGAGTTCGACGCCGTCGTGGTGACGATCGCCGGCTCCACGACGGCGCTCGCGGGCACCGACGCCGGCAGCGCGAAGGTGTCGCTGTTCAGCGAGTTCCCGGCGAAGGGCCGCGCGACCGGCGGTGTGCGCGCTCAGCGGTTCCTCCGTGGCGAAGACGCGCTCACGCTCGCGTGGGTCGGAACCGATCCGCGCGCCATCGGGCCGGACGGCGCGACCCGCGCGCTGCCGGAGTCCGGCGCGAAGCGCGACGCGTCGGGCACCGCACTCGACGGCGTCATCGGCGCCATCGGCACCGGCATCCGCTGA
- a CDS encoding nucleotide pyrophosphatase/phosphodiesterase family protein, with protein sequence MTLSLPVDPPRARSLTRVVTEMSAALDGGSEWFAPARSAIVWVLDGLGVSNLSARAGHARFLSEARSKKDVARSVFPSTTAAALTSLLTGTLPGEHGIVGYRARVPGTDDVVNLLRGWDTEGLPLEFQRAAPLSATLGRPFLAVSRNEYAGTGFTAATLGDAEFHGADDLDERVSLAADLAAQHPGSLIYLYAPDLDAIGHKRGWESDEWVAGLERVDAAARTLSASLDRGTGVVVTSDHGMVDVPRHRHLLLEEGDDLLDGVRLIGGEPRMLHLYAEPGAADAVLARWREAEASRSWVFSRAELEASGLVGPVDPEVAARIGDVIVAARAGVAYYDDRLADKAPQKMIGQHGSLTDEERIVPLIRLGAFAGD encoded by the coding sequence ATGACCCTCAGCCTACCCGTGGACCCGCCGCGCGCCCGGAGCCTCACCCGTGTCGTGACCGAGATGTCGGCAGCGCTGGACGGCGGCTCGGAGTGGTTCGCGCCGGCGCGGAGCGCGATCGTCTGGGTGCTCGACGGGCTCGGCGTCTCCAACCTCTCGGCCCGCGCCGGGCACGCGCGCTTCCTCAGCGAGGCTCGCTCGAAGAAGGATGTCGCGCGCTCGGTCTTCCCGTCGACGACGGCCGCTGCACTGACCAGCCTGCTGACGGGCACACTGCCGGGGGAGCATGGCATCGTCGGCTATCGGGCGCGCGTACCCGGCACCGATGACGTGGTGAATCTGCTGCGCGGCTGGGACACCGAAGGCCTGCCCTTGGAGTTCCAGCGGGCAGCCCCGCTGTCTGCCACGCTCGGCAGGCCGTTCCTCGCCGTGTCGCGCAACGAGTACGCGGGCACCGGCTTCACCGCGGCCACACTCGGCGACGCCGAATTCCACGGCGCCGACGACCTCGACGAGCGTGTGAGCCTCGCCGCCGACCTCGCGGCGCAGCATCCGGGGTCCCTCATCTATCTTTATGCGCCCGATCTCGACGCGATCGGTCACAAGCGCGGCTGGGAGTCCGATGAATGGGTCGCAGGGCTGGAGCGGGTGGATGCGGCGGCCCGCACGCTCTCGGCATCCCTCGACCGCGGCACCGGCGTCGTGGTGACGTCGGACCACGGCATGGTCGACGTGCCGCGGCATCGCCATCTCCTTCTGGAGGAGGGGGACGACCTGCTCGACGGCGTCCGCCTCATCGGCGGAGAACCTCGGATGCTCCACCTGTACGCGGAGCCGGGTGCGGCAGACGCGGTGCTGGCGAGGTGGCGGGAGGCCGAGGCATCCCGTTCGTGGGTCTTCTCACGCGCCGAACTCGAAGCGTCAGGGCTGGTGGGCCCGGTCGACCCGGAGGTCGCTGCGCGGATCGGCGACGTGATCGTCGCCGCGCGCGCGGGCGTCGCTTACTACGACGACCGGCTCGCCGACAAGGCCCCGCAGAAGATGATCGGGCAGCATGGCTCGCTGACCGATGAGGAGCGCATCGTGCCGCTCATCCGGCTCGGCGCGTTCGCCGGAGACTGA
- the sepH gene encoding septation protein SepH — translation MEQLKVIGTEDDKLILATESGERFTLDVDDVLRGELRKARREREADVQTPRPSPREIQAHIRSGLSAREVAELLGARVEDIVRFEGPVLAEREHIVGQALAVPVLLGGDFEGDGQTTFGSAVRAKLAEAGAIGERWTSWKEPTGWTVKLEFTSNDIGHDARWGFDPRRSTLSPLNTDAIQLSRQGSLPEGLIPRLRALDTVAAKDDSRFDSGAFGPRRLPDADIESPDIPGPAAPAVQEAAIKRASEPAVATSAETADLLEALRRRRGQREPLPGAEEVASAPRSPAPVALFDALEPGYDESSSDEEPPASDYQAPTPAAVAEAGRRKGRTSMPSWDEIVFGARSDD, via the coding sequence ATGGAACAGCTCAAGGTCATCGGAACCGAGGACGACAAGCTCATCCTGGCGACGGAGTCCGGCGAGAGATTCACGCTCGACGTGGACGACGTGCTGCGCGGGGAGCTGCGCAAGGCGCGCCGCGAGCGCGAGGCCGATGTGCAGACCCCGCGTCCGAGCCCCCGCGAGATCCAGGCACACATCCGCTCCGGTCTGTCCGCGCGCGAGGTGGCAGAGCTGCTCGGCGCCCGCGTGGAGGACATCGTGCGCTTCGAGGGCCCCGTGCTCGCCGAGCGCGAGCACATCGTCGGCCAGGCGCTGGCCGTTCCCGTGCTCCTCGGCGGTGACTTCGAGGGCGACGGGCAGACGACATTCGGCTCGGCGGTGCGCGCCAAGCTCGCCGAGGCGGGCGCGATCGGCGAACGCTGGACCAGCTGGAAGGAACCGACCGGCTGGACCGTCAAGCTGGAGTTCACCTCGAACGACATCGGCCATGACGCCCGCTGGGGATTCGACCCGCGCCGCAGCACGCTGTCGCCGCTGAACACCGACGCCATCCAGCTCTCGCGTCAGGGTTCGCTCCCCGAGGGGCTCATCCCCCGGCTTCGGGCCCTCGACACCGTGGCCGCGAAGGACGACTCCCGCTTCGACAGCGGGGCGTTCGGTCCGCGCCGCCTTCCCGACGCCGACATCGAGTCACCCGACATCCCTGGCCCGGCCGCTCCCGCCGTCCAGGAGGCCGCCATCAAGCGCGCGAGCGAGCCCGCCGTGGCGACCTCCGCCGAGACCGCCGACCTGCTCGAGGCACTGCGACGTCGTCGCGGTCAGCGTGAGCCCCTCCCGGGTGCCGAAGAGGTCGCGTCGGCTCCCCGCTCGCCCGCGCCGGTTGCGCTCTTCGACGCGCTGGAGCCCGGATACGACGAGTCGTCGTCCGATGAGGAACCGCCGGCGTCCGACTATCAGGCGCCGACGCCGGCTGCTGTCGCCGAGGCCGGTCGTCGCAAGGGACGCACGTCGATGCCGTCGTGGGACGAGATCGTGTTCGGCGCCCGCTCCGACGACTGA
- a CDS encoding DUF4193 domain-containing protein, with the protein MATDYDAPRKTEDDSESIEALKERVPDKLSGSVDVEDADNPSGFELPGADLSDLELDVVVLPAQEDEFTCSNCFLVKHRSQLDHETADGPICTECAA; encoded by the coding sequence ATGGCCACCGATTACGACGCCCCCCGCAAGACCGAGGACGACAGCGAGTCGATCGAGGCGCTCAAGGAGCGCGTTCCCGACAAGCTCTCGGGCTCGGTCGATGTGGAGGACGCCGACAACCCGTCGGGCTTCGAGCTGCCCGGTGCCGACCTGTCGGACCTCGAGCTCGACGTCGTCGTTCTGCCCGCCCAGGAGGACGAGTTCACCTGTTCGAACTGCTTCCTCGTGAAGCACCGCTCGCAGCTCGATCACGAGACCGCCGACGGCCCTATCTGTACTGAGTGCGCCGCGTGA
- a CDS encoding DUF3093 domain-containing protein → MQNSTPHAGARTGRADVYRERLGPSLWILVAAGMAAPMVALVVTPIDTTVALLVGAAVGVLLIALLILAAPVVEVRDGELRAGRAHIGVEFLGAGEVHAGEDARHARGAGLDPRSWHLIRGGIDGVVVFPVTDADDPTTAWVISSRTPDRLAAAVRRAQITRRTQYR, encoded by the coding sequence ATGCAGAACTCAACGCCTCACGCCGGTGCCCGGACCGGCCGCGCCGACGTCTATCGCGAGCGGCTCGGCCCGTCACTGTGGATCCTGGTCGCGGCGGGGATGGCGGCGCCGATGGTGGCGCTCGTCGTCACGCCGATCGACACGACCGTCGCACTCCTCGTGGGCGCCGCCGTCGGCGTCCTGCTGATCGCGCTGCTGATCCTGGCGGCACCCGTGGTCGAGGTCCGGGACGGCGAACTGCGAGCGGGACGCGCGCACATCGGCGTGGAGTTCCTCGGCGCCGGAGAAGTGCATGCCGGGGAGGACGCGCGCCATGCGCGCGGTGCGGGACTGGACCCGCGGTCGTGGCATCTCATCCGGGGCGGGATCGACGGAGTCGTCGTGTTCCCTGTGACGGATGCCGATGATCCGACGACCGCGTGGGTGATCTCCTCGCGGACGCCGGACCGACTGGCCGCCGCAGTGCGGCGGGCTCAGATCACGCGGCGCACTCAGTACAGATAG